In a single window of the Natronosalvus caseinilyticus genome:
- a CDS encoding sensor histidine kinase, which produces MGVEGEGAEQYLIIGGTDSVDTDIIATILASEDAVSVDRANSKSAAAKFLNTKSYSGIISAIPNTDPLYFLNWISTRTGSSPLILLCTTAHTEALNWAAVSEDTHTLWYEANTVQQLTNHIQQIVAGSALNEQLQQHRRLQETIHELTSRLLTLTKRDEIETTVCNQLASTDLYQIAWCSRYIQDSDKLRPRAAVGINPRHTPEFTTSDFALDTVAIEENSSTGTDGSTVSIPLRHETTLFGVLFLTTCRTIDEVERELLADIGATVGAAIHTIETSIHSDGSQPPLETFTRVFSHELRNHLQGARAALENEHDIAEQRDQLLATIDRIEHLNREASIIAQNSLDEADQTVVQLSTLVDAAASGLAEFSPQITVIASTPILCSRPLAVLLFENLFRNAADHAGSDVAVRVGTCQEGFFVEDTGCGISPEKHDAIFEWGHTMNGGTGIGLALVKRIVELHDWDLTVTESEEGGFRIEIINVDTREKDTLSPQKISSYTDSFSRD; this is translated from the coding sequence GAACAGTACCTAATAATCGGAGGAACTGATTCAGTTGATACCGATATCATTGCGACAATTTTGGCAAGTGAGGACGCAGTTTCAGTTGATAGGGCTAATAGTAAGTCAGCAGCAGCCAAATTCCTGAACACAAAATCATATTCTGGGATCATTAGTGCGATCCCCAATACAGATCCACTATACTTTCTTAATTGGATCTCAACACGGACAGGGAGTTCACCGTTGATTCTGTTATGTACGACTGCGCACACAGAAGCTCTCAATTGGGCGGCTGTCTCCGAAGACACTCACACACTGTGGTACGAAGCAAACACTGTTCAGCAACTCACGAATCATATCCAGCAAATTGTCGCGGGGTCAGCCCTGAATGAACAACTTCAACAGCATCGGAGGCTTCAAGAGACCATTCATGAACTCACCTCACGCCTTTTGACACTGACGAAACGCGACGAAATCGAAACAACCGTCTGTAATCAGCTTGCGTCTACAGACCTATATCAAATTGCATGGTGTTCAAGATACATTCAGGACTCAGATAAGCTCAGGCCACGGGCAGCTGTCGGCATTAATCCTCGTCACACACCAGAGTTCACAACATCCGATTTTGCCCTTGATACCGTAGCAATCGAAGAAAACAGCAGTACAGGGACAGACGGTTCCACAGTATCAATTCCCCTTCGTCATGAGACAACATTATTTGGTGTACTTTTTCTTACAACCTGTCGAACCATTGATGAGGTAGAACGAGAACTTCTTGCAGATATCGGAGCGACTGTAGGAGCGGCCATCCACACCATCGAAACGAGTATACACAGCGACGGAAGTCAGCCCCCACTCGAGACGTTCACTCGCGTGTTTTCCCATGAACTTCGGAATCATCTCCAGGGGGCCAGAGCGGCCCTCGAAAACGAGCACGATATTGCTGAACAACGTGATCAGCTTCTTGCCACCATCGATCGAATCGAACACTTAAACCGCGAGGCATCAATCATTGCTCAGAACTCACTCGACGAGGCCGATCAAACCGTTGTACAACTCTCTACGCTCGTTGACGCTGCCGCGTCTGGGCTCGCAGAATTCTCTCCGCAGATAACAGTTATAGCTTCGACACCAATTCTGTGTTCTCGTCCGCTCGCCGTATTACTCTTCGAAAACCTGTTCCGAAATGCAGCCGATCACGCTGGTTCCGATGTAGCCGTTCGGGTTGGAACCTGTCAAGAAGGATTTTTCGTCGAAGACACGGGTTGCGGGATTTCTCCAGAGAAACACGATGCAATCTTCGAGTGGGGCCATACAATGAATGGGGGGACGGGAATAGGGCTAGCGCTTGTAAAGCGAATCGTCGAACTCCATGACTGGGATTTAACGGTTACTGAGTCGGAGGAGGGTGGCTTTCG